A window of Actinopolymorpha sp. NPDC004070 contains these coding sequences:
- a CDS encoding cation:dicarboxylase symporter family transporter, translating into MTGQTPSADRPDTPRRDRIHFLYPAVIVAVVLGAAVGLLFPDFGVSLKPVGDGFVALIRMMISPIIFCTIVLGVGSVRQAAKVGRVGGLALGYFLVMSTVALAIGLVIGNLIHPGSGLHLTEALRSAGHEQVSSEAKSTTEFLLGIIPTTLLSALTGEQVLQTLLVALLVGFAVQGLGRPGQSVLSAIAVIQRLVFRILSMIMWLAPIGAFGAIAAVVGATGVDALISLAQIMLGFYATCLIFVVVVLGLLLRVFAKTSIFSLLRYLAREFLLIVSTSSSESALPRLIAKMEHLGVSRSVVGITVPTGYSFNLDGTAIYLTMASLFVADALGKPLSIGQQISLLVFMVVASKGAAGVTGAGLATLAGGLQSHRPDLLDGVGLIVGIDRFMSEARAVTNFAGNAVATVLVGTWTGEYDRERAREVFAGRAPFDEATMVDDHGAGDAGHDAEPGAGVRDVEPAGGGARG; encoded by the coding sequence ATGACAGGACAGACGCCGTCCGCGGACCGACCGGACACGCCCCGCCGCGACCGGATCCACTTCCTGTACCCCGCGGTGATCGTGGCGGTGGTCCTCGGCGCGGCGGTAGGGCTGCTGTTCCCGGACTTCGGGGTGTCGCTGAAGCCGGTCGGCGACGGCTTCGTCGCCCTGATCAGGATGATGATCAGCCCGATCATCTTCTGCACGATCGTGCTAGGGGTCGGTTCGGTCCGCCAGGCGGCCAAGGTCGGACGGGTGGGCGGCCTCGCCCTGGGCTACTTCCTCGTCATGTCGACGGTCGCGCTGGCGATCGGCCTGGTGATCGGCAACCTGATCCATCCCGGCTCCGGCCTGCACCTGACCGAGGCGCTGCGCTCGGCCGGGCACGAGCAGGTGTCCTCGGAGGCGAAGTCCACCACCGAGTTCCTGCTGGGCATCATCCCCACCACGCTGCTGTCGGCGCTGACCGGCGAACAGGTGCTGCAGACGCTGCTGGTCGCGCTACTGGTGGGCTTCGCGGTGCAGGGGCTCGGCCGGCCCGGCCAGTCCGTGCTGAGCGCGATCGCGGTGATCCAGCGGCTGGTCTTCCGGATCCTGTCCATGATCATGTGGCTGGCGCCGATCGGTGCGTTCGGCGCGATCGCCGCGGTGGTCGGCGCGACCGGCGTGGACGCGCTGATCAGCCTCGCCCAGATCATGCTCGGCTTCTACGCCACCTGCCTCATCTTCGTCGTGGTCGTGCTCGGCCTGCTGCTGCGTGTCTTCGCGAAGACGTCGATCTTCTCCCTGCTGCGCTACCTCGCCCGGGAGTTCCTGCTGATCGTGTCGACGTCCTCGTCGGAGTCGGCCCTGCCGCGGCTCATCGCCAAGATGGAGCACCTGGGGGTGAGCCGGTCCGTGGTCGGCATCACCGTGCCGACGGGGTACTCCTTCAACCTCGACGGCACCGCGATCTACCTGACCATGGCCTCGCTGTTCGTCGCGGACGCGCTCGGCAAGCCGCTGTCGATCGGGCAGCAGATCTCCCTGCTGGTGTTCATGGTGGTGGCCTCCAAGGGCGCGGCCGGAGTCACCGGAGCCGGACTCGCCACGCTGGCCGGCGGTCTGCAGAGCCACCGTCCCGACCTGCTCGACGGCGTGGGCCTGATCGTGGGCATCGACCGCTTCATGTCCGAGGCCCGGGCGGTGACGAACTTCGCCGGAAACGCCGTCGCGACCGTTCTGGTCGGCACCTGGACCGGTGAGTACGACCGGGAGCGGGCGCGGGAGGTGTTCGCGGGCCGGGCGCCGTTCGACGAGGCCACGATGGTCGACGACCACGGCGCCGGCGATGCCGGTCACGACGCCGAACCCGGCGCCGGTGTACGCGACGTGGAACCCGCCGGAGGCGGTGCCCGCGGCTGA
- a CDS encoding protein kinase, with translation MSAVRAGTTLGRYRLEELLSRGGMGEVWRAHDSTLGRPVAVKLLHAGVTEAGDRERFVREARAAAQLSHRNVVAVFDVGEWSGRPFLVMELLDGRTLAALLAERGPLPPDDVRDLGAQAAAGLHAAHQAGVVHRDVKPSNLVRTKDGSLKVVDFGIARVLDEASTRLTRTGTIVGTASYLAPEQVRGRSADPRSDLYALGCVLYQLLTGRTPFVGGSTEVVYGHLHNPPAAPSRLRPGVPEDLDQLVLGLLAKKPDDRPADAAAVRAALLSTSSTSSTSSTRSAGANGWPGPDPGEAATALTPAVAGAATAGRGWAAAGQPGAADGAGGPGTSDQATRTFALPDLEPDAAGAVSGAGGRGAGSGGDGRPARPAAAARPRRRSADLAVLAVAAVLAVALLGASLWVWKNTARAGEAPVAGEQPPTPSATAHRGQSRNPTPNQPVSQQKKATPAPRATARVSDSSNSGDADTPAVGSPAWLNRLDAALAFLSSTGRIDHKVADRLRESVDEARQAYADGDPEKAREQMRKLRQDFAKAYHKDDLPASGTLDRILGADWQGDQGPAGNKGHGKGNDNGHGNNH, from the coding sequence GTGAGTGCGGTGAGGGCCGGTACAACCCTCGGGCGTTACCGCCTCGAGGAGCTGCTGAGTCGCGGCGGCATGGGCGAGGTGTGGCGGGCACACGACTCCACCCTGGGCCGGCCGGTCGCGGTCAAACTCCTCCACGCGGGCGTCACCGAGGCCGGGGACCGGGAGCGCTTCGTCCGCGAGGCGCGAGCTGCCGCCCAGCTCAGTCACCGCAACGTCGTCGCCGTCTTCGACGTCGGCGAATGGTCGGGCCGGCCGTTCCTGGTGATGGAGCTCCTGGACGGGCGTACTCTCGCCGCCCTCCTGGCCGAACGCGGCCCGCTGCCCCCCGACGACGTACGCGACCTCGGCGCCCAGGCGGCCGCCGGGCTGCACGCGGCACACCAGGCCGGGGTGGTCCACCGCGACGTCAAGCCGAGCAACCTCGTCCGCACCAAGGACGGCTCGCTGAAGGTCGTCGACTTCGGCATCGCCCGGGTGCTCGACGAGGCCTCCACCCGGCTCACCCGGACCGGGACGATCGTCGGCACCGCGTCCTACCTCGCTCCCGAGCAGGTGCGCGGCCGGTCCGCAGACCCCCGCAGCGACCTGTACGCGCTGGGGTGCGTGCTCTACCAGCTGCTGACCGGCCGGACGCCGTTCGTCGGTGGTTCGACCGAGGTGGTGTACGGCCACCTGCACAACCCGCCCGCGGCACCGTCCCGGCTGCGTCCGGGCGTTCCGGAGGACCTCGACCAGCTGGTGCTGGGCCTGCTGGCCAAGAAGCCGGACGACCGACCGGCCGACGCGGCCGCGGTACGGGCCGCGTTGCTGTCCACGAGCTCAACCAGCTCGACCAGCTCGACCAGGTCGGCCGGGGCGAACGGATGGCCGGGACCGGACCCGGGCGAGGCGGCGACCGCGCTGACGCCCGCGGTGGCGGGAGCCGCGACCGCCGGACGTGGGTGGGCCGCGGCCGGGCAGCCCGGCGCAGCCGACGGCGCCGGAGGTCCCGGCACCTCCGACCAGGCCACCCGGACGTTCGCACTGCCTGATCTGGAGCCCGACGCTGCCGGTGCGGTGAGCGGCGCAGGCGGGCGGGGCGCCGGCAGCGGAGGGGACGGCAGGCCGGCACGCCCGGCGGCTGCCGCGCGTCCTCGCCGCCGGTCGGCCGACCTCGCCGTCCTGGCGGTCGCCGCGGTTCTCGCGGTGGCGTTGCTGGGCGCGTCGTTGTGGGTCTGGAAGAACACCGCGCGGGCCGGTGAGGCCCCGGTGGCGGGCGAGCAGCCTCCCACACCGTCGGCCACCGCCCACCGCGGCCAGAGCCGGAACCCGACCCCGAACCAGCCGGTCAGCCAGCAGAAGAAGGCCACGCCCGCGCCGCGCGCCACCGCACGGGTGTCCGACTCCAGCAACTCCGGGGATGCCGATACTCCCGCCGTCGGCTCCCCGGCCTGGCTGAACCGCCTCGACGCCGCGCTGGCGTTCCTGTCCTCGACCGGGCGCATCGACCACAAGGTCGCGGACCGGCTGCGTGAGTCGGTGGACGAGGCCCGTCAGGCGTACGCGGACGGTGACCCGGAGAAGGCCCGCGAGCAGATGCGGAAGCTGCGCCAGGACTTCGCGAAGGCGTACCACAAGGACGATCTCCCGGCGAGCGGGACACTGGACCGCATCCTCGGCGCCGACTGGCAGGGTGACCAGGGGCCGGCCGGCAACAAGGGTCACGGCAAGGGCAACGACAACGGGCACGGCAACAACCACTGA
- a CDS encoding creatininase family protein: protein MSVVRWQAQTRDQLTALLPEAVVVLPVGATEQHGPHLATGTDALLAETAATRAVELAAESASRTLVLAPTLPIGASDHHLPFGGTLSLRPETLLALLLDVARSVADCGGRRLVIVNGHGGNRGICSAAAAAASVRSPIAVGYLDYWDGAADAALGGTPLPGHAGGFETSLVLAVDPELVAERAPRTDVPTIPAVPGVEIQRQASWHEQDGYTDDPAKADAAQGREWLDHLVRRLAGQLVDLAASI from the coding sequence ATGAGCGTCGTCCGGTGGCAGGCACAGACCCGGGACCAGCTGACCGCGTTGCTGCCCGAGGCGGTGGTCGTACTCCCCGTCGGTGCGACCGAGCAGCACGGCCCTCACCTGGCGACCGGCACCGACGCGCTCCTGGCCGAGACCGCCGCCACCCGGGCGGTCGAACTCGCCGCCGAGTCCGCGTCGCGCACGCTCGTCCTCGCCCCGACCCTGCCGATCGGCGCGTCCGACCACCACCTGCCGTTCGGGGGGACGCTGTCCCTGCGGCCGGAGACGCTGCTCGCGCTACTCCTCGACGTGGCCCGGTCGGTCGCCGACTGCGGTGGGCGCCGGCTCGTCATCGTGAACGGCCACGGCGGAAACCGCGGGATCTGCTCGGCCGCGGCCGCCGCCGCGTCCGTCCGGTCGCCGATCGCCGTGGGCTACCTCGACTACTGGGACGGCGCCGCTGACGCCGCTCTCGGTGGTACGCCGCTGCCCGGGCACGCCGGTGGGTTCGAGACCTCCCTGGTGCTGGCCGTCGACCCCGAACTCGTCGCCGAACGCGCGCCGCGCACGGACGTACCCACGATTCCGGCGGTGCCCGGGGTGGAGATCCAGCGGCAGGCGTCCTGGCACGAGCAGGACGGTTACACCGACGACCCGGCCAAGGCCGACGCCGCGCAGGGCCGGGAGTGGCTGGATCACCTGGTCCGCAGGCTCGCCGGCCAGCTGGTCGACCTCGCCGCCTCGATCTAG
- a CDS encoding phosphoketolase family protein: protein MTAGTAATDTTNATGPGATVLTGPAEPTELDDAELALVDAYWRAANYLSVGQIYLLDNPLLRRPLEPADIKPRLLGHWGTTPGLNLVYAHLNRLIRAHDVSAMFVTGPGHGGPGLIANTYLEGTYSEVYPHISQNTAGMRRLFRQFSFPGGVPSHVAPETPGSINEGGELGYSLVHAYGAAFDNPDLLVCCVVGDGEAETGALAASWHSNKFLDPGHDGAVLPVLHLNGYKIANPTVLARIPERDLCSLLEGYGYQPMVVAGDDPAAVHRKLAAAMETAYDGIRAIQEAARSGRSTAGSTGPDGVPPRWPMIVLRTPKGWTGPREVDGIQVEGTFRAHQVPLSEVRTNPAHLELLAEWMRRYHPEELFDDDGRLRPELAALAPTGTRRMGANPHANGGLLLKGLDLPDFAAYGVDVPAPGATTAAPTRVLGTWLRDVIRDNPTTFRMFGPDETASNRLSAVFEATDRAWDAAVEPGDDHLAPDGRVMEVLSEHLCQGWLEGYLLTGRHGLFNCYEAFIHIVDSMVNQHAKWLKVTRQIPWRAPIASLNYLLSSHVWRQDHNGFSHQDPGFLDHVVNKKAEIVRIYLPPDTNTLLSVYDHCLRSRDYVNVVVAGKNPAPNWLSMTDAIAHCTRGIGIWEWAGNDNGEVPDVVLGCAGDVPTLETLAAVDLLRRHLPDLKVRVVNVVDLMRLQPASEHPHGLPDREFDALFTTDRPVIFAFHGYPLLIHRLTYRRTNHANFHVRGYQEEGTTTTPFDMVMLNDLDRYHLVIDVIDRVPGLAVRAAGLRQEMVDARLWARRYTRDNGEDTPEVSDWTWPGGHPAQPAESGHAPAPSRAPERA from the coding sequence ATGACCGCCGGAACGGCCGCGACGGACACCACCAACGCCACCGGCCCGGGTGCGACCGTGCTGACCGGGCCCGCCGAGCCGACCGAGCTCGACGACGCCGAACTGGCGCTGGTCGATGCGTACTGGCGGGCGGCCAACTACCTGTCCGTCGGCCAGATCTACCTGCTCGACAACCCGCTGTTGCGCCGGCCGCTCGAACCCGCCGACATCAAGCCGAGGCTACTCGGGCACTGGGGCACCACCCCCGGGCTCAACCTGGTCTACGCGCACCTGAACCGGCTGATCCGCGCTCACGACGTGTCCGCGATGTTCGTCACCGGGCCCGGCCACGGCGGCCCGGGCCTGATCGCCAACACCTACCTCGAGGGCACCTACAGCGAGGTCTACCCGCACATCAGCCAGAACACCGCGGGCATGCGCCGGCTGTTCCGGCAGTTCTCCTTCCCGGGCGGGGTCCCGAGCCACGTCGCGCCGGAGACCCCGGGATCCATCAACGAGGGTGGCGAGCTCGGCTACTCCCTGGTGCACGCGTACGGCGCGGCGTTCGACAACCCCGACCTGCTGGTCTGCTGCGTCGTCGGCGACGGCGAGGCGGAGACCGGGGCGCTCGCGGCGAGCTGGCACTCGAACAAGTTCCTCGACCCCGGGCACGACGGCGCGGTCCTGCCCGTCCTGCACCTGAACGGCTACAAGATCGCCAACCCGACGGTGCTGGCCCGGATCCCCGAGCGTGACCTGTGCAGCCTGCTGGAGGGGTACGGCTACCAGCCGATGGTCGTGGCCGGTGACGATCCGGCCGCGGTGCACCGGAAGCTGGCCGCGGCGATGGAGACCGCGTACGACGGGATCCGGGCGATCCAGGAGGCAGCGCGTTCGGGCCGGTCGACGGCGGGATCGACGGGGCCGGACGGCGTGCCGCCGCGGTGGCCGATGATCGTCCTGCGTACTCCCAAGGGCTGGACCGGCCCGCGCGAGGTCGACGGGATCCAGGTCGAGGGGACGTTCCGCGCGCACCAGGTGCCGTTGAGCGAGGTACGCACCAACCCCGCCCACCTGGAGCTGCTCGCGGAGTGGATGCGCCGCTACCACCCGGAGGAGCTCTTCGACGACGACGGCAGGTTGCGGCCCGAGCTCGCCGCCCTCGCACCCACCGGCACCCGGCGGATGGGCGCCAACCCGCACGCCAACGGCGGTCTGCTGCTCAAGGGCCTGGACCTGCCGGACTTCGCGGCGTACGGCGTGGACGTGCCGGCGCCCGGCGCCACCACTGCCGCACCGACCAGGGTGCTCGGCACCTGGCTGCGGGACGTGATCCGCGACAACCCCACGACGTTCCGGATGTTCGGGCCGGACGAGACCGCGTCCAACCGGCTGTCGGCGGTGTTCGAGGCGACCGACCGGGCGTGGGACGCCGCGGTCGAGCCGGGCGACGACCACCTCGCACCGGACGGGCGGGTGATGGAGGTCCTGTCCGAGCACCTGTGCCAGGGCTGGCTGGAGGGCTACCTGCTCACCGGCCGGCACGGGCTGTTCAACTGCTACGAGGCGTTCATCCACATCGTCGACTCGATGGTCAACCAGCACGCCAAGTGGCTGAAGGTGACCCGGCAGATCCCGTGGCGGGCACCGATCGCCTCGCTCAACTACCTGCTGTCCTCCCACGTGTGGCGCCAGGACCACAACGGCTTCTCCCATCAGGACCCCGGCTTCCTCGACCACGTGGTGAACAAGAAGGCCGAGATCGTACGGATCTACCTGCCGCCGGACACCAACACGCTGCTGTCGGTGTACGACCACTGCCTGCGCAGCCGCGACTACGTCAACGTCGTCGTGGCCGGCAAGAACCCCGCGCCCAACTGGCTGTCGATGACGGACGCGATCGCCCACTGCACCCGCGGCATCGGGATCTGGGAGTGGGCCGGCAACGACAACGGCGAGGTGCCCGACGTGGTCCTCGGCTGCGCCGGGGACGTGCCCACGCTGGAGACGCTGGCCGCGGTCGACCTGCTGCGCCGGCACCTGCCCGACCTGAAGGTGCGGGTGGTCAACGTGGTCGACCTGATGCGGCTGCAGCCGGCGTCGGAGCACCCGCACGGGCTGCCCGACCGGGAGTTCGACGCACTGTTCACGACCGACCGGCCGGTGATCTTCGCGTTCCACGGGTACCCGCTGCTGATCCACCGGCTGACGTACCGGCGGACCAACCACGCGAACTTCCACGTCCGCGGCTACCAGGAGGAGGGGACCACCACCACGCCGTTCGACATGGTGATGCTGAACGACCTGGACCGCTACCACCTGGTCATCGACGTGATCGACCGGGTGCCGGGACTCGCGGTCCGGGCGGCGGGACTGCGACAGGAGATGGTGGACGCCCGGCTGTGGGCCCGCCGCTACACCCGCGACAACGGCGAGGACACGCCGGAGGTCAGCGACTGGACCTGGCCGGGCGGCCACCCGGCCCAGCCTGCCGAATCGGGTCACGCGCCCGCCCCGAGCCGGGCGCCGGAGCGTGCGTGA
- a CDS encoding acetate/propionate family kinase encodes MRVLVVNAGSATLKLSLLDDDKLLDSRHVETADTDAGRKALAEALEAMERPDAVGHRVVHGGPAYTRAVRIDPRVRERLGEYTSLAPLHQPTTLAGIDLVSEQLPDVPAVACFDTAFHSTLPPAASTYAVPASWREEYGLRKYGFHGLSAAYAARRAAELVDRPVQELRTVVCHLGAGASATAVRAGRSVDTSMGFTPLAGLVMASRPGDVDPGLLVWLLRNGVVDVEGLDAALERESGLVGLAGTKDMRQVVERAQAGDAQANLAIGVYVHRLRGLVAAMTASMGGLDVLVFTGGVGEHAPLVRARAVEGLAFLGLALDDEANSRADGDTDVTAPTARARTLVIEAREDLQIAAEVARLCR; translated from the coding sequence ATGCGCGTCCTGGTCGTCAACGCGGGGTCGGCGACGCTGAAGCTGTCGCTCCTCGACGACGACAAGCTGCTGGACAGCCGGCACGTGGAGACCGCCGACACCGACGCCGGCCGCAAGGCGCTGGCCGAGGCGCTGGAGGCGATGGAGCGCCCGGACGCGGTCGGCCACCGGGTGGTGCACGGCGGTCCGGCGTACACCCGTGCTGTGCGGATCGACCCACGGGTACGTGAACGGCTGGGGGAGTACACCTCACTCGCGCCGCTGCACCAGCCCACCACGCTCGCCGGGATCGACCTGGTGTCCGAACAGCTCCCGGACGTGCCGGCGGTGGCCTGCTTCGACACCGCGTTCCACTCCACGCTGCCGCCGGCCGCCTCGACCTACGCGGTCCCGGCGAGTTGGCGTGAGGAGTACGGCCTGCGCAAGTACGGCTTCCACGGGCTGTCCGCCGCCTACGCCGCCCGGCGCGCCGCCGAGCTGGTGGACCGCCCGGTGCAGGAGCTGCGGACGGTGGTGTGCCACCTCGGCGCCGGCGCGTCGGCGACCGCCGTCCGGGCCGGCCGCAGCGTCGACACCTCGATGGGGTTCACGCCGCTGGCCGGGCTGGTGATGGCCAGCCGGCCCGGCGACGTCGACCCCGGCCTGCTGGTGTGGCTGCTGCGCAACGGCGTGGTCGACGTCGAGGGGCTGGATGCCGCGCTGGAACGCGAGAGCGGACTGGTCGGCCTGGCCGGCACGAAGGACATGCGGCAGGTCGTCGAGCGGGCACAGGCGGGGGACGCGCAGGCCAACCTCGCCATCGGGGTGTACGTCCACCGGCTGCGCGGGCTGGTCGCGGCGATGACGGCGAGCATGGGCGGCCTGGACGTCCTGGTCTTCACCGGCGGCGTCGGCGAGCACGCCCCGCTGGTGCGCGCCCGGGCAGTGGAGGGCCTGGCCTTCCTCGGGCTGGCGCTGGACGACGAGGCGAACTCCCGGGCCGACGGGGACACCGATGTCACCGCGCCGACGGCGCGGGCCAGGACGCTGGTGATCGAGGCCCGGGAGGACCTCCAGATCGCCGCGGAGGTGGCCCGGCTCTGCCGGTGA
- a CDS encoding DUF4037 domain-containing protein, whose product MPATFVPSLELNAAFHAEVVAPLVRPVEHAAALLGWGSDVLGYDTARSTDHGWGPRLQVFVAENDVDAVRGRVDAGLPKEFRGWPVRFGWDNAPEQHRVDVLTWRDWLQGQLGVQPLDGMNTLDWLTVPQQQLLGVVRGAVYADPAGELAATRKALAWYPPDVWRWLVAAQWGRIAQEVAFVGRTAEVGDDLGSAVLAARLVRDLTGLGFLLAREYRPYTKWVGTAFARLPGADALVPPLRRAVAATDFESREQALVEAYELIGRWHNESGVSGPVDPHVRPYHSRPFRVPDAEGFAQACRNAIEDPWLRELPLVGSVDQFVDSTDVLSAADRTQHLRALYTGLSTQQEPAQG is encoded by the coding sequence GTGCCTGCCACCTTCGTTCCCTCCCTGGAGCTGAACGCGGCCTTCCACGCGGAGGTCGTCGCTCCCCTCGTACGTCCGGTCGAGCACGCCGCCGCCTTGCTGGGCTGGGGATCGGACGTGCTCGGCTACGACACCGCCCGCTCCACCGACCACGGCTGGGGGCCGCGGCTGCAGGTGTTCGTCGCCGAGAACGACGTGGACGCGGTGCGCGGCCGGGTCGACGCCGGGCTGCCGAAGGAGTTCCGGGGCTGGCCGGTCCGGTTCGGCTGGGACAACGCACCCGAACAGCACCGGGTCGACGTCCTCACCTGGCGTGACTGGCTGCAGGGCCAGCTCGGCGTGCAGCCGCTGGACGGGATGAACACCCTCGACTGGCTGACGGTGCCGCAGCAGCAGCTGCTCGGGGTGGTGCGCGGAGCGGTGTACGCCGACCCGGCCGGTGAGCTGGCGGCGACCCGGAAGGCGCTGGCGTGGTACCCACCGGACGTGTGGCGGTGGCTGGTGGCCGCACAGTGGGGCCGGATCGCCCAGGAGGTCGCGTTCGTGGGCCGGACCGCGGAGGTGGGTGACGACCTCGGCTCGGCGGTGCTGGCCGCCCGGCTGGTCCGCGACCTGACGGGCCTGGGATTCCTGCTGGCCAGGGAGTACCGCCCCTACACCAAGTGGGTGGGCACCGCGTTCGCCCGGCTGCCGGGGGCGGACGCGCTCGTCCCGCCGCTGCGCCGGGCCGTCGCCGCCACCGACTTCGAGAGCCGCGAGCAGGCGCTCGTCGAGGCCTACGAACTGATCGGACGGTGGCACAACGAGTCCGGGGTGAGCGGGCCGGTCGACCCGCACGTGCGGCCGTATCACAGCAGGCCGTTCCGGGTGCCGGACGCGGAGGGGTTCGCGCAGGCGTGCCGGAACGCGATCGAGGACCCCTGGCTGCGGGAGCTGCCGCTGGTGGGTTCGGTGGACCAGTTCGTCGACTCCACCGACGTGCTGAGCGCCGCCGACCGGACCCAGCACCTGCGCGCGCTGTACACCGGGCTGAGCACCCAGCAGGAACCCGCACAGGGCTGA
- a CDS encoding ester cyclase, whose protein sequence is MTGTPGTPGTPSTASTPDRPSARQFYYRFLVELWGAEPARRTQLAAELVTDDFAIRRGGHDDPARGPKALLALVEQSAALFDDIDVRIDQGPIADGDMVAARWTFTGSYRGGLPGARAPEGTRVAFSGLDLVRLADGRAAEYWVSSDADHLMRQLQVEG, encoded by the coding sequence ATGACCGGCACACCCGGCACACCCGGCACACCGAGCACAGCGAGCACGCCGGACCGCCCGAGCGCCCGGCAGTTCTACTACCGCTTCCTCGTCGAGTTGTGGGGCGCCGAACCCGCCCGGCGCACCCAGCTCGCCGCCGAACTCGTGACCGACGACTTCGCCATCCGCCGCGGCGGGCACGACGACCCTGCCCGTGGCCCCAAGGCCCTGCTCGCGCTGGTCGAGCAGAGCGCGGCGCTGTTCGACGACATCGACGTACGGATCGACCAGGGACCGATCGCGGACGGTGACATGGTGGCAGCGCGCTGGACATTCACCGGCAGCTACCGAGGCGGACTGCCGGGGGCGCGGGCGCCGGAGGGGACGCGGGTGGCATTCTCTGGGCTGGACCTGGTGCGGCTGGCAGACGGCCGCGCCGCTGAGTACTGGGTGTCCTCGGACGCCGACCATCTGATGCGGCAGCTCCAGGTCGAGGGCTGA
- a CDS encoding acyltransferase domain-containing protein: MSELDAAAVTAWLGGGEEYATWVSELDRVGPPETEVTLAEPAQVQALAEPLGLHADDAADIVATRFTAAEDPQLWWLLQRCHEHLISGTGTLDTPWLRWPNLPAELDAKGRFFYVHVFLASIPALLRYHESRGIPASDSWAILADLGRQIAIYRRIHGVGGLDVQGWFSLHFRGLIYDFGRLQFNRALVTFDDETISAGGAPFRKGDPVLGVHIPESGPMTPEACDESFRRAKEFYDRYFPEDKYRYGVCSSWLLDPQLAEYLPEDSNIIRFQRRFELLPGGHDGDRDVFQFVFRMINPTVDQLPRRTTLERAVAAHLEAGKHWQVRSGWVAL, from the coding sequence GTGAGTGAGCTGGACGCGGCCGCGGTGACGGCCTGGCTGGGCGGCGGCGAGGAGTACGCCACCTGGGTGAGCGAGCTGGACCGGGTGGGCCCGCCCGAGACCGAGGTCACTCTGGCCGAACCCGCCCAGGTGCAGGCGCTGGCCGAGCCGCTCGGCCTGCACGCCGACGACGCGGCCGACATCGTGGCCACGCGGTTCACCGCGGCGGAAGACCCGCAGCTGTGGTGGCTGCTGCAGCGGTGCCACGAGCACCTGATCTCCGGCACGGGCACCCTGGACACGCCGTGGCTGCGCTGGCCGAACCTCCCCGCCGAGCTGGACGCGAAGGGGAGGTTCTTCTACGTCCACGTCTTCCTCGCCTCGATTCCGGCACTGCTTCGCTACCACGAGAGCCGCGGCATCCCGGCGTCGGACAGCTGGGCGATCCTGGCCGACCTCGGCCGCCAGATCGCGATCTACCGCCGCATCCACGGGGTCGGCGGCCTGGACGTGCAGGGCTGGTTCTCCCTGCACTTCCGCGGCCTGATCTACGACTTCGGCCGGCTGCAGTTCAACCGGGCGCTGGTCACCTTCGACGACGAGACGATCTCGGCCGGGGGAGCGCCGTTCCGCAAGGGCGACCCGGTGCTCGGCGTCCACATCCCGGAGTCCGGGCCGATGACCCCCGAGGCCTGCGACGAGTCGTTCCGCCGCGCGAAGGAGTTCTACGACCGGTACTTCCCCGAGGACAAGTACCGCTACGGCGTCTGCTCGTCCTGGCTGCTCGACCCGCAGCTGGCCGAGTACCTCCCCGAGGACTCCAACATCATCCGGTTCCAGCGGCGGTTCGAGCTCCTGCCGGGCGGCCACGACGGCGACCGGGACGTGTTCCAGTTCGTCTTCCGGATGATCAACCCGACAGTCGACCAGCTTCCCCGGCGTACGACGCTGGAACGCGCGGTCGCCGCGCACCTCGAGGCCGGCAAGCACTGGCAGGTGCGGTCGGGCTGGGTCGCCCTGTAG